From Amyelois transitella isolate CPQ chromosome 4, ilAmyTran1.1, whole genome shotgun sequence, one genomic window encodes:
- the LOC132904373 gene encoding uncharacterized protein LOC132904373, with product MEWTEENCLRLIETYKRFPVLWDPKDQYYYRKNVKNDAWKEIGAIMGSDYEQCRSKLLSLLSSFRREKGKSQKSKGTGKGASETYKSRWFAYDAFSFLADRDKPRKRINTEQADIEQDKVDERQVQDDGINTDTESDLSFIEPPPSKKKKSTDDKIVTEALQCLKTATEKLSDNSKLSQEVHSFINFIGAKMESYSRSTKNMVQQAIFDVIMKADSGYYDYQPNMQVSTQGYTTYSQSASTSRPHSQESNYSAEDTNDSYSDLFQ from the exons ATGGAGTGGACGGAGGAGAACTGTTTACGCTTAATTGAAACATATAAAAGATTTCCAGTTTTGTGGGATCCTAAAGATCAATATTACTatagaaaaaatgtaaaaaatgatGCGTGGAAAGAAATTGGTGCTATAATGGGAAGCGATTATGAACAATGCCGTAGCAAACTGTTAAGTCTTTTATCTTCTTTTAGAAGAGAGAAAGGAAAAAGTCAAAAAAGTAAAGGGACAGGGAAAG gtGCATCCGAGACTTACAAAAGTAGATGGTTTGCCTATGACGCTTTTTCCTTTTTAGCTGATCGGGATAAACCAAGGAAACGTATAAATAct GAACAGGCAGATATAGAACAAGATAAAGTGGATGAGCGACAGGTACAAGATGATGGAATAAATACTGACACTGAAAGCGACCTGTCTTTTATTGAACCTCCGCCgtccaaaaagaaaaaatcgaCGGATGATAAAATCGTAACTGAAGCCCTACAATGTTTAAAGACTGCTACAGAAAAATTGAGCGATAATTCCAAATTGTCACAAGAAGtacattcatttataaattttattggagCCAAAATGGAATCTTATTCAcgttcaacaaaaaatatggttCAACAGGCAATATTTGATGTCATAATGAAAGCTGATTCTGGGTACTATGATTATCAACCAAATATGCAAGTGTCAACGCAAGGTTATACAACTTATTCTCAAAGTGCTTCTACGTCCAGACCGCACAGTCAGGAAAGTAATTATTCGGCAGAAGATACGAATGACAGCTACAGTGATTTGTTTCAATAA